In Scomber japonicus isolate fScoJap1 chromosome 7, fScoJap1.pri, whole genome shotgun sequence, one genomic interval encodes:
- the sh3rf1 gene encoding E3 ubiquitin-protein ligase SH3RF1, which yields MDESVLLDLLECPVCLERLDASAKVLPCQHTFCRRCLQGILGSRGELRCPECRTLVECAVDELPSNILLVRLLDGIKQRPRRAGPGAGVCTNGTSGAVARAHSSGTRDQGTPGAQPQRAQAKSTLVRGIPQLPCAKALYNYDGKEPGDLKFSKGDIIILRRQVDENWYHGEMGGVHGFFPTNFVQVIKPLPQPPPQCKALYDFELKDKEADKDCLPFSKDDILTVIRRVDENWAEGMLGDKIGIFPISYVEFNLAARQLIELDKPSDSSGDSGEGASSGPQSNGAQRAGEKKNSKKRHSFTSLTMSHKPVLAPPPQRHSMEISGPVLISSSNPTAAARIGEISGGLSCSAPSQVHICTTGLIVTPPPSSPVTTATVFTFPSETSYTPIPVDALPPPPPPPPQSSVCGAAYSLAAGQRPSPSISDQSGRQRPTVYVAMFPYTPRKEDELELRKGEMFLVLERCQDGWFKGTSMHTGKIGVFPGNYMSPVSRTVSGSTQAKVPLSLCTQAGRGVTIVSPSSAPLGAIVAGPDFNKPLAVCSGSVSASSQPAAVVTAAQTATGQQPKVPLHVSSQMTVNQARNAVRTAACHSQDRPTAAVTPIQSATPVTYLPHLAVCPQPPSCPAQGCTRGGVAMGCAAASLTPPNVSAASLEGDALRPVPVLTVPLGAGNSSALNPVTNNAALACRLDVKREKKSLLKLLSSNKKKSRPSPPSSPTLEAEQAAAAGEALQGAVGPDTSPPSGSVNCVEPEPSNAVASASSSSSSASDSSHRKSTPLDGCAPIAPPPRQPCSSLLSQQHDARPIICERYRVVVSYPPQSEAELELKEGDIVFVHRKREDGWFKGTLQRNGRTGLFPGSFVDSI from the exons ATGGACGAATCAGTATTGTTGGATTTGCTTGAGTGCCCTGTTTGTCTGGAGCGGCTGGATGCCTCGGCGAAGGTTCTTCCCTGTCAGCACACCTTCTGCCGTCGATGCCTCCAAGGCATCCTAGGCTCTCGCGGAGAGCTGCGATGCCCTGAGTGCCGGACGTTGGTGGAGTGTGCTGTGGATGAGCtccccagcaacatcctccttGTGCGCCTGCTGGATGGGATCAAGCAAAGGCCTCGAAGGGCTGGTCCTGGGGCAGGAGTCTGCACAAATGGTACGTCTGGAGCAGTGGCCCGAGCGCACAGCAGTGGTACCAGGGACCAGGGTACACCAGGAGCACAACCCCAGCGAGCTCAGGCCAAGAGCACCCTTGTCCGG GGCATACCCCAGCTCCCGTGTGCCAAGGCGCTCTACAACTACGACGGCAAGGAACCAGGAGACCTCAAGTTCAGCAAGGGCGACATCATCATCCTGCGCCGACAAGTGGACGAGAACTGGTACCACGGTGAGATGGGCGGAGTCCATGGCTTCTTCCCCACCAACTTCGTCCAGGTTATCAAGCCGCTGCCACAACCGCCACCTCAGTGCAAAGCCCTCTATGACTTTGAGCTGAAAGACAAGGAGGCAGACAAGGACTGCCTGCCCTTCTCTAAG GACGATATCCTGACTGTGATCCGCCGAGTGGATGAAAACTGGGCAGAGGGAATGCTGGGAGATAAAATTGGAATTTTTCCCATCTCATACGTCGAG tTCAACTTGGCAGCTCGTCAGCTTATAGAGTTGGACAAGCCGTCAGACTCCAGCGGAGACTCTGGCGAGGGGGCCTCCTCAGGGCCCCAGAGCAATGGTGCCCAGCGGGCAGGGGAGAAGAAGAACAGCAAGAAGCGACATTCCTTCACCTCTCTCACCATGTCCCACAAACCCGTGCTAGCTCCTCCTCCCCAGCGGCACTCCATGGAGATTAGCGGCCCGGTCCTCATCAGCTCCAGCAACCCCACAGCGGCTGCTAGAATCGGGGAGATCAGTGGGGGGCTTTCCTGCAGCGCACCTTCACAG GTACACATTTGCACAACTGGACTAATCGTGACCCCTCCCCCGAGTAGTCCTGTTACTACAGCAACGGTCTTCACATTTCCCTCGGAGACGAGCTACACGCCCATCCCTGTG gatgctctcccaccaccccctcctcctcccccgcAGTCCTCTGTCTGCGGAGCAGCGTATTCATTGGCCGCCGGACAGAGACCCTCCCCCAGCATAAGCGACCAAAGTGGGAGACAAAGACCCACAGT CTATGTGGCGATGTTCCCATATACTCCCCGTAAGGAGGATGAGCTGGAGCTGAGGAAGGGAGAGATGTTTCTGGTGCTGGAACGTTGTCAGGATGGCTGGTTCAAGGGCACCTCCATGCACACCGGCAAGATTGGAGTCTTCCCTGGGAACTACATGAGTCCAGTCAGCAG GACAGTGTCAGGAAGCACGCAGGCCAAAGTGCCCTTGAGTCTGTGCACTCAGGCTGGCAGGGGGGTCACAATCGTCAGCCCCTCTTCTGCTCCACTCGGGGCCATTGTTGCAGGGCCCGACTTCAACAAACCCCTCGCAGTGTGCTCCGGCTCTGTATCTGCCAGCTCCCAACCTGCAGCTGTGGTCACAGCAGCTCAAACGGCTACGGGCCAGCAGCCAAAAGTCCCACTGCACGTCAGCTCACAGATGACTGTGAACCAGGCCCGCAATGCAGTCAGGACAG cTGCATGTCACAGTCAGGACCGGCCCACAGCAGCAGTGACACCCATCCAGTCTGCCACACCGGTGACCTATCTCCCACACCTTGCAGTGTGCCCACAGCCCCCCTCTTGTCCCGCCCAAGGCTGTACCCGGGGTGGAGTGGCAATGGGCTGTGCCGCTGCATCCCTGACCCCACCCAATGTCAGCGCAGCATCCCTGGAGGGTGACGCTTTGAGACCAGTACCTGTCCTCACTGTGCCTCTCGGTGCTGGAAACAGCTCTGCTCTGAATCCCGTCACTAACAACGCAGCTCTCGCCTGCAGATTGGACGTCAAG agagaaaagaaaagtcttCTCAAGCTTCTGTCCTCCAATAAGAAGAAGTCTCGTCCttcacccccctcctctcccaccCTTGAGGCAgaacaggctgctgctgctggagaggcGCTACAAGGTGCCGTGGGGCCCGacacctcccctccctctgGCTCTGTCAACTGCGTGGAGCCCGAACCTTCTAACGCTGTTGCCTCTGCCtcgtcatcctcctcctcagcctcaGACTCCTCCCATCGTAAGAGCACTCCACTTGACGGATGCGCTCCTatcgctcctcctcctcgtcagcCGTGCTCCTCTCTTTTATCTCAGCAACATGACGCACGGCCCATCATATGTGAGAG GTACAGGGTGGTGGTATCATATCCTCCCCAGAGCGAGGCTGAGCTGGAACTCAAGGAGGGCGACATTGTGTTTGTTCACAGGAAGAGGGAAGACGGCTGGTTCAAAGGCACGCTGCAGAGGAACGGCAGGACCGGACTGTTCCCCGGCAGCTTTGTAGACAGCatttaa